Proteins encoded together in one bacterium BMS3Abin11 window:
- a CDS encoding transposase DDE domain protein, translating to MTRDIFGSLFDAQDIRLDKLGNPLLELDKAIDWEAFRPLLDKAQQTKRKSKLGAPRKDVVMIFKGLVIQSLYGLSDDQLEFQVEDRRSFQRFLGLNNHQRSPDAKTFWAFRNRLSELTLLDDLFKAFTAQLNQAGYLARKGQIIDASLIQVPIQRNTREENKQIKENDVPEDWDSHKRRQKDTDARWTQKNGKHSYGYKNHISIDNGHKLIRDYDVTEANVHDSNVHDSNVFDELLDEGNSNKDVWADSAYRSTEQEASLKKAGYRSKVQRKGCKNKKLTNWEKQGNHTRSKTRCRVEHVFGAQSNLRKKAIRSIGRVRARTEIGMMNLVYNMRRFCYLERMSVS from the coding sequence TTTGGCTCCTTATTTGACGCCCAGGACATCCGCCTGGACAAGTTAGGCAATCCCTTACTTGAACTTGACAAAGCCATTGACTGGGAAGCTTTTAGACCTTTACTTGATAAAGCACAGCAAACGAAACGTAAGAGTAAATTGGGTGCCCCGCGTAAAGATGTGGTGATGATATTTAAAGGTCTCGTGATACAAAGTTTGTACGGTCTTAGTGATGACCAACTTGAATTTCAGGTTGAAGACCGGCGTAGTTTTCAAAGATTCCTGGGGTTGAACAATCATCAGCGTTCGCCCGATGCGAAGACCTTCTGGGCTTTTAGAAATCGGTTGTCCGAATTAACACTTCTTGATGATTTGTTTAAGGCTTTTACTGCACAACTGAACCAGGCAGGATACCTTGCTCGTAAAGGACAGATCATTGATGCCTCATTAATCCAGGTGCCCATTCAGCGAAACACCCGGGAAGAAAACAAACAGATCAAAGAAAATGATGTTCCAGAGGACTGGGATAGTCACAAGCGCAGGCAAAAGGACACGGATGCCCGCTGGACGCAAAAGAACGGTAAACACAGCTATGGTTACAAGAACCATATATCGATTGATAATGGTCATAAGCTGATACGCGACTATGACGTTACCGAGGCCAATGTTCATGACTCGAATGTTCATGACTCGAATGTTTTTGATGAACTGTTAGATGAAGGCAATAGCAACAAAGATGTTTGGGCAGACAGTGCTTATCGTTCAACGGAGCAAGAGGCGAGTCTTAAGAAGGCAGGTTATCGTAGCAAGGTTCAACGAAAAGGCTGCAAGAATAAGAAGCTGACGAACTGGGAGAAGCAGGGAAACCATACCCGTTCAAAAACACGGTGCCGTGTAGAACATGTTTTTGGTGCACAAAGCAACTTGCGAAAAAAGGCTATCCGTTCGATTGGCCGAGTTCGTGCAAGAACAGAGATTGGCATGATGAATCTGGTCTATAACATGAGACGATTCTGTTATCTTGAGAGGATGAGTGTGTCTTGA
- a CDS encoding PEP-CTERM motif protein: MFKRIRLKFLLGLVVLLAGLNTANAAILLYDDYEYSGIDTWGDALSGLGLSVTRVNNDTDFVTQLATSWDLVVTQFDASGHSTGSAALSSYVAGGDAAIFGHWLTEADAAFDVIQANTNQGTLTLTSLFSSGLSSSILSLTNPTYGIYSRSFFPDTGSVVAASFEDGNAGIVIGNGGSTIINGFLGNTLSYADEVQLYQNQVNYLLTAPVPAVPEPATLALFGIGLAGLGFARRRKSA, encoded by the coding sequence ATGTTTAAGAGAATAAGATTAAAGTTTCTGCTGGGCCTGGTAGTTCTACTAGCGGGTTTGAATACGGCTAACGCAGCCATACTTCTATATGATGACTATGAGTATTCAGGTATTGACACATGGGGTGACGCTTTAAGTGGTTTGGGACTCAGTGTAACAAGGGTGAATAATGACACTGACTTTGTAACCCAGCTAGCTACCTCTTGGGACCTCGTTGTTACCCAATTCGATGCTAGCGGCCACTCAACAGGATCTGCCGCTTTGAGTAGTTATGTTGCTGGTGGTGATGCCGCAATATTTGGCCACTGGCTCACGGAAGCTGATGCTGCATTTGATGTTATTCAGGCAAATACCAATCAGGGAACTTTGACTTTGACATCATTGTTTTCGTCTGGTTTAAGTTCATCTATATTAAGCCTTACTAATCCAACATATGGCATTTACTCTCGTAGCTTTTTTCCAGACACTGGAAGTGTAGTTGCGGCAAGTTTTGAAGATGGAAATGCTGGCATAGTTATTGGTAACGGTGGGTCGACGATCATCAACGGATTTTTGGGTAACACACTTAGCTACGCGGACGAAGTTCAGCTTTATCAGAATCAAGTGAATTACCTGCTAACTGCTCCTGTTCCAGCTGTTCCAGAACCCGCCACCCTCGCACTCTTTGGTATCGGCCTTGCTGGTCTGGGATTTGCCCGAAGAAGGAAATCTGCATAG
- the aspS gene encoding aspartate--tRNA ligase, with the protein MMRTHNCGEVTEKHIDDTVELCGWVNRRRDHGGVIFIDLRDRTGIVQVVFDPDEVAAFEQAEHVRNEYVLRVKGRVRHRPEGTVNLNIPTGKIEVYTTELEVLNSCEPLPFQIDDDDITESVRLRHRFLDLRRDHMQKNMRLRHAIVRSLRSYLENRDFIEIETPILTRSTPEGARDYLVPSRTYPGEFFALPQSPQLFKQLLMVSGYERYYQIARCFRDEDLRADRQPEFTQLDIEMSFIDQFDVMNMMEDMIRNLFAEIQHVELPNPFPQMSWHEAMSRFGSDRPDLRIPLELVDLGDMMQDVEFKVFSTPAKASDGRVAVMRVPGGNSLSRAKIDAYTEFVGLYGARGLAYVKVNEVAKGREGLQSPILKFLPDEVITAILERTAAEDGDLLFFGADSAKVVNDALGALREKLGHDLGMVEGEWQPLWVIDFPMFEYDTKAARNVSLHHPFTSPMVTDGEIDPATALSRSYDMVLNGSEIGGGSIRIHKKDVQEKVFAALGIDNEEANEKFGFLLNALKFGAPPHGGIAFGIDRITAMMAGASSIRDVIAFPKTQKAACLMTSSPNEVDTAQLQELNLKLRKPLQKEGSDGQSGSQE; encoded by the coding sequence ATGATGCGTACACACAACTGTGGCGAAGTCACAGAAAAACACATAGACGACACGGTTGAATTATGCGGCTGGGTCAACCGCCGGCGTGATCATGGTGGGGTTATATTTATTGACCTGCGTGACCGTACCGGCATTGTCCAGGTTGTGTTCGATCCAGATGAGGTCGCTGCCTTTGAACAGGCCGAGCACGTGCGCAATGAATATGTATTGCGTGTAAAAGGGCGTGTGCGCCACCGTCCTGAAGGCACAGTTAATCTGAATATTCCAACGGGCAAAATTGAAGTCTATACCACTGAACTGGAAGTACTGAACAGCTGCGAGCCGCTACCGTTTCAGATTGATGATGACGATATCACTGAGTCGGTACGTCTGCGCCATCGTTTTCTTGATCTGCGTCGTGATCACATGCAGAAAAACATGCGTTTACGTCACGCAATAGTACGCTCCTTGCGCAGCTACCTGGAAAACAGGGATTTCATCGAGATTGAAACACCGATACTGACCCGCTCGACACCGGAAGGTGCGCGGGATTATCTGGTACCCAGTCGTACCTACCCCGGTGAGTTCTTTGCTTTGCCTCAGTCACCGCAGTTATTTAAACAGCTGTTGATGGTGTCCGGCTACGAGCGCTATTATCAGATCGCCCGTTGTTTCCGTGATGAAGATCTTCGCGCGGATCGTCAGCCCGAGTTTACCCAGCTGGATATTGAAATGTCCTTTATAGACCAGTTTGACGTCATGAATATGATGGAAGATATGATACGGAATCTGTTTGCCGAGATCCAGCATGTTGAGTTACCGAATCCCTTCCCACAGATGAGCTGGCATGAAGCAATGTCACGCTTCGGCAGTGATCGGCCGGATCTGCGTATTCCGCTGGAACTGGTGGATCTGGGAGACATGATGCAGGACGTTGAATTTAAAGTATTCTCCACGCCGGCAAAGGCCAGCGATGGTCGGGTGGCGGTTATGAGGGTGCCGGGTGGCAACAGCCTGTCACGTGCGAAGATTGATGCCTACACCGAGTTCGTCGGTCTCTATGGTGCGCGTGGTCTTGCTTATGTGAAAGTGAATGAGGTAGCAAAGGGACGTGAAGGTCTGCAGTCACCAATACTCAAGTTCCTGCCGGACGAGGTGATCACTGCAATCCTGGAACGTACCGCTGCGGAAGACGGAGACCTGCTGTTCTTTGGCGCGGATTCAGCCAAAGTAGTGAATGATGCCTTAGGCGCGCTGCGTGAAAAACTTGGCCATGACCTCGGAATGGTTGAAGGTGAGTGGCAGCCGCTGTGGGTAATCGACTTCCCGATGTTTGAATATGATACCAAAGCCGCACGCAACGTTTCTTTGCATCATCCATTCACTTCACCAATGGTAACCGATGGTGAGATCGATCCAGCGACGGCCTTGTCTCGTTCCTACGACATGGTGCTTAACGGTTCTGAAATTGGTGGTGGTTCAATACGTATTCATAAGAAGGACGTACAGGAAAAGGTTTTTGCCGCGTTGGGTATTGACAATGAAGAGGCAAATGAGAAGTTTGGCTTCCTGCTCAATGCACTGAAGTTTGGTGCGCCACCACACGGTGGTATTGCCTTTGGTATCGATCGCATTACCGCGATGATGGCGGGTGCCAGCTCTATTCGTGATGTCATCGCCTTTCCAAAAACCCAGAAAGCGGCCTGTCTGATGACTTCTTCACCTAATGAAGTGGATACGGCCCAGCTACAGGAATTGAATTTGAAGCTGCGTAAACCGCTGCAGAAAGAAGGCAGCGATGGTCAGAGTGGTAGCCAGGAATAA
- a CDS encoding zinc ribbon domain protein, with the protein MPIYEYKCEECGHQLEVIQKFSDDPLTECPKCKKQALKKMISASAFHLKGTGWYETDFKNSGKKPEKKVAKPEKKVASSASGAGSK; encoded by the coding sequence ATGCCAATCTATGAATACAAATGTGAGGAATGTGGTCATCAGCTAGAGGTTATCCAGAAATTTTCCGATGACCCACTGACTGAGTGCCCGAAGTGTAAGAAGCAGGCATTGAAAAAGATGATTTCTGCTTCGGCTTTTCATTTGAAAGGAACTGGGTGGTATGAGACTGATTTCAAGAATTCAGGAAAAAAGCCGGAGAAAAAGGTAGCAAAGCCGGAAAAAAAGGTGGCTTCAAGCGCAAGTGGGGCTGGGTCAAAATAG
- a CDS encoding trifunctional transcriptional regulator/proline dehydrogenase/pyrroline-5-carboxylate dehydrogenase, which yields MATSVKLDDELKNRIQRLADTQHRSAHWVMREAIRDYVEREEARESFKQEALASWTAYQETGLHLTSQQTRDWLITWGTDKETEIPECHE from the coding sequence ATGGCTACATCGGTTAAACTTGATGATGAGTTGAAAAATCGTATTCAGCGCCTTGCTGATACGCAACATCGCTCGGCTCACTGGGTCATGCGCGAAGCTATCCGTGATTACGTTGAGCGTGAAGAAGCAAGAGAAAGCTTTAAACAGGAGGCTTTGGCATCCTGGACTGCATATCAGGAAACTGGGCTACACCTAACCAGCCAGCAAACACGCGATTGGCTTATTACGTGGGGGACAGATAAAGAAACGGAAATTCCCGAGTGCCACGAGTAA
- the relE1_1 gene encoding toxin RelE1 — protein sequence MPRVIFTLGAAKGLERCRLFLVEKNPRASKRAGQVIERVFTLLETSPDIGRPLNNLPELRELTITFGDTGYVALYRHEQVSDTVYILAFRHQKEAGY from the coding sequence GTGCCACGAGTAATTTTCACTCTAGGGGCAGCGAAAGGATTAGAGCGCTGTAGATTATTTCTGGTAGAAAAAAATCCCCGGGCGAGCAAACGAGCCGGTCAAGTAATAGAGCGTGTATTCACATTATTGGAAACGAGTCCAGATATTGGCAGGCCGCTCAATAATCTGCCGGAACTACGCGAACTAACCATCACATTTGGAGATACTGGTTATGTGGCGCTCTATCGCCACGAACAAGTATCCGACACGGTGTATATCCTTGCTTTCCGCCACCAGAAAGAAGCGGGCTATTAA